TATGGGAAGCATATTAGGGTTGGAGCGGTATTAGTTTTGAAGAAAATGGTTATATTTTCTCCAACGAAGAAAAACCATTGGATTAACATAACCCTACCCAATATCGAAGAGGTATGTTAAAAAAGGCTCCTATTAGATGTTATTTCATGAACCTTTttgaaataaaattaataacttcATTTATGTTATACTGGTCATCCCATCGGAATCCACTGTTGGTGAGATACGTCGTCGGCAAGTTTGAGATAACTATGATAGAAACCAAATCCGTTTAAATTTAAAGTTTGGTGTTAATGTGGATTTTGTGGGTTAATTTGTTATCAACCCGCACGAGTTTCGTTTTTAATTATGTTTTTAGTTATGCACTGGGAATTATGTTTTTAAATTGTTGTTTTTATAAGGTACTACAATGTTTGAAATAAAAGTTGTCATTGTATAACGTAGTCGGTTACATCATTACAATAACTAAGAAAACACATTACCATTTGCAAGTACCCGGTAAACTTTTAAAACGACCAAAAATCCGAAATTAGCATGCTAACCCTATGTTGGATACGTTGGGCAGAAATACCAATTGCTACCGTTTCcaattcaaattcaaaaatattCAGAAACTCAAACCCAAGGCCACATACTCGTTTCCGGATATAAAACGGCTGGATGATACAAACCAGTGGATCGATTGTCCCGTTGGTCATCTAACGGGATTCATTGTGCACGCCATTTCTAAAGGCGTGCTGCGCCGTTTCTAATGGCGTTTGCTTTGTAAATCGTTGGACCACCAACGTGACTATAAATCCGATGGTTCATAAACACCTGCCTGTTAATTAGTTCACAACGGTCAAAttttgaaaactctataaaaaaTGTTTGGTTTCTACCAAACCAAACCCACCTCCACCATTTGCAAACCCCTACTATCCTATTGAATCAGTTTTTCTCATTCACACAACTCCGTCTCAATTATCAAAACTACAACTTCCCAATCTAACATGGATGATTATACTAGAGCTGAAGATGTGGCAATAATAGGTGCTTGGTGTGCAATAACGAGTGACCCGATTGTAGGTACTAATCAAGATTTGAGAGAGTTCTGGACCTGAATCGTAGCTGAATACAAGGCACAATGGCAGGTCGGGAGTACTAGATGTACTAAGTCCCTCCAGACCAGAGTAGGCACTTTGAAAAAAGAGGTTAAAAGGTTCGTTGGTCATGTTAGAAGTGTGTTCAGGGAAAACCCGAGTGGAAACAACCCCGAAAAAAATGTGAGTTCCGTTACATTTATTATTTCATATATAATTAATTTAGGGCAACTCACCACTAATACCAAATTATAAATTGAATGCAGTACCGGGATGGAGAAGTGTTATACGAGGAGGATGCAGAAAAACCAAAACGTTGGAAACATCAGAAGGTGTTTGAAATACTTAAGATGCACTTTCCCAGGGAATATGATCCATCGATTTTAGATCCTCAAACTTCAAACATAGCCACCCAACAAAGACAACCAATGAGCGGGATGGAAGATGATGATGGATAGTTTCGGGATTCACAAAGCACACAAGGAGATTCATCAGACTACGGTGGAAGAACCGCATTTTATGGGGATCAGAGTCAGCGTCGGGGTCCTGGGAGGGACCGGGCCAAAAGAAATAGAGCATAAGCCGTAAGAACTACTAAAGGACTGAGCCAGACTTTAGAATATTTTAAACAAAGGGATGAACAAAGGTTACGACGAGATGAACAAAGGTTTCAATGGGAGCAACAACAAGCTGAAGAAAGGTTGAATTTTCTCCGCACCGATGACGGTGGTCCATCGATTAGAAATTTAGCAGCGAGCAATGCGTTGCTAGCAGTGAACAGGCAGCGTGAAATCGACATGAATATAATGAATATTGATTTGGAAAAAATATCCGACGAAAGCCAAAGGGAGTATTTTGTGGGACTTAAAAATGAAATTATGATTCGCCAGGGTTCTACTCGTCGTTTTACCTAAATGTATAACATTTGGTTGCCTTTATGTGTTTTTATTAATTTATAACGATCATTATTAGTGTGCCAATATGTAATTTGGTTTTATATGAGCTTGTCTAAGTTGTTAATTTCCCAATTATAAATTATTTCCAATGTTGTAGTAACTTAATTAGTTGTACCTCAGATGCTCCTTGAACTTTTAATTATaatgaaaacacctacaaaagatTTGCAATTAAAACAACCAATTTTAAGAAAATCATTCCATTAAAAGTATAACACCATTCGACATTGTACGCCGGAATAGCGTCCTTAAGAATCTCGTATAAATCATCATACTTGAAAGGCCTCTTTGAATCGGCGCGAAAATGAATCCTGGCTCTTGTTTTCTGTAGatgttaataaaaaaaaatacattattCGGCAATCATATTTATAATTTAACAGCTGACACTGGGTATTTCAGAAAGGATATGACTACTAACCCGAGCTTCGTATGAAAGTGTAGGAAGGGATATGTTTACATAAAGCAGACATGTAACAAAAGCTTCAACATCGGCATTCATCAAAGCAAATCTTTTTCTAATCGAGGCTGTTGTTATGCCATTATCATTTCCGGTATTACCTTCAAAGTTCTGTAAAACACGGTTCCAAAATACATTTTCATTATCCTCTACCCCCATTAGTTGACCATGATTTGTTACTGCAACCCAAGCTCCCACAACTCCTAAATCTTCGGCACTACTGAACCGCATGGTTTATATGATTCAAAGTACGTACAACTATGTCTCGCAAGTTATGTGAAAGTTGAATGGGTAATTTGGTAGACCTTTAATAGGAAGGTCGAGATATGTTTCTGCAAGAGGAGTAAAACACTCTGTGGATATGATACTGAAGGGTAAGCTTACTGGCGTTTTTATAGTATCACCCCCCAATACCAAAGGGACGCTTATGAACATGAATGGCCGTTTATAAATGGTAACAACCCTAATGTGAATATAGGGTCATTTGTAAATAGGGAGAATACCGTTTCAAAGAAATTGAGGTCAATAACTGTTACCGCGCGTGTTGTTCACCAGTTGTACATAGCCGATATCATAAAAATGGATTACACAAACGGTACAAATAAGTAACTATGAAAAGCATTATAGTTTCATACAAACTGAAACCGAGTTTAATACATATTATAAAAGAgtttaataaataataaaacaacACCTGATAGTGTTATATGTAATAAAGTAAAAATGCATAAAAAGTCTTAGAAAATAAAACATGATTACGGAGTATTGGGAGGTTAAACACAATTGCAGTCTACTCTCCGTTCTGATAAAAGTTATCATCATCACTTGGATAAATATCAGCGTCCTCATCCACATCAGTGGTACCATGATCTGAAATTGGGAGGGCATCATGCACCTCCACGTGGCCGACTTCTCCGTCTCGCAATCCTTGAATGTGACGCTGCCAGATGTGCTCCGTTATATCTGCTTGCAAGTGTCTCCAGCGGGCATGGCTTCTATAACAAGCACGCGCTTCAGTCACGTTACCTTGTACCAGAGGTGTTTCTTCTTTTCCATCATACCTCGCCCATAACCTATCACGATATTCATACTCCACACACATGTTATGAATTATTGTACAAGCTCTCATAATTGTGTTTAAGTCACGAAGAAACCAGTAACGACAAGGATTCCTAATTATACCCCATTTGGATTTTATACCCCCAAAAGCAGGCTCCACATCCTTCCGCTTCGTAGAGTGGTATTCATTAAATTTCTTATGGATTGCCGGCATAGTCTGACGTCTCTTATAACCATGAACAACCCCAGGAATTTCATTATAGATTCCGTCAACCAAATAGTATCCATGTCTGTACACGTGACCGTTGATGCGAAATTCACAAGGAGGATCCAACGCGTTCTTCTCTCTATCAAACAAACCCGACTGGTCCAAAGCATTTAAGTCATTGTTAGCACCGGGCGCACCAAAGTAACAGTGCCAGAACCATCTGTCGTATGATGCAACAGCCTGTAAAACAAGATTTGGTTTCTTATACTGTCCAACGTGTCGGCCTTCTTCGTCAGTAGGACAACACCTCCACTCCCAATGGGTACAATCGAGGCATCCAAGCATTCCAGGAAATCCACGAGCCTCATTCTCAGCTAATAGCCTCTTTGTATCTTCGGTTGTTGCGCGCCTCATGTAACGATCGTTAAAAAGCCAAAGTAATGCATCCATAAACTTTTTTACGTACATGTATATTGTAGACGCAGACATTCCAGTGTAATCGTCAAGGCTATCAGCCGCCACCCCCTTCGCTAAGTGTTTCATGACAGCGAGCATTTTCATATGAGGGGAGTGACCCGGAATGTTACAAGCATCCCTCCGTTGCCGAAAGTCCTCATCTTGGGCGCACATTTCTGGTAATAATCTAAGAAATAGTTCTCTGGGCAAACCGTGGCGGGCCTTAAAACGCTTAGGTCCAAATCTGCAACCCGGGTTGAAGTAGTCCTGCATCATCCTAGCATCCGCTTCTACACGGCATCTGTTTATGCTTCTTCTAGTCAAAACAACCGTTGGTTCTGGTTGGTGCAAATCGTGCGCCTCCTGCAACACTTCCTGATACATGATTGTGTAATCTCCATGACTATCATCAAGGTACCGTTCGGTGTATGATGACGGTTGGGGGTATGCAAACTCTCTCCGTTGTCGCATATATCTAGCGATAATTGAATCCATAATACAGCTAAAATAAAGTCAACTTTTTAATTTTTATGTATCAAGACATGGCATACAAATTTAACTGTGTAGTTTGTTCTAAAATATACTATGAAAGACACTTAAATTTAATAAGACGAAAAAACATAATATGTATAAGACGATGTGCAACTAAGATTAAGATATACAAACTACATATTAAATAAGAACATACATTTACAAACATGTACTAAACCATAGCTAATTAACACCTTTTTAACTAGTTTCACTACATAGGAGGAAAAAACTGGGTGTTTGGCACAACATCCATATCATCACTATCTTCACCTATCTGGCCACTACCATGAACACTACCCTGCCAACTCCCACCTAAGCTTAGGCCTAACAAATCAAAAGAGTTTAGTGAATCACTGTTATTTGGCGAGCTCTGCTCCATTGGCGTGGGGGGCTGAACATGAACGTTACTTTCAAGACCGTAAGGGACATAACACGCATTAGATGTACCAGGATCTCCTGTTTGTCGCTTACGACGACGTTGGGTTTCCTCCAATGATACACCCGCGTCATAAGTGCGGGCATTAATATGTTCTTCCTGACTATGATGTGTAGTGGTGGTGTTATACAAGTCTCGTCGACGAGACTCATCGAACACTGTCTGTCTAGTAGAGAGGAGGCACCGGTAAGTGTCCGCCGCAAACTGGGCCGTTTCTTCCTAAAAAATTAAGATTAAGTTTGTTAACATACTAATGTAATAAGGTATACTTCTCAAATGAAAATTATAATGGAAAATAACTGGTCTAACCTTTGAGACATTCATATTAGAAAAATTGTATGGGTTTGGTTGCCTCGAGACTGGATCTAGATCTTCAAACGAGTCTTTGTAGAATGGCACATCCCATTGTACGCTTGGTAGTTGTGTCATGGACGGTCCGGCTTGGTGGTATTTGTATGACTGGGAAgacatggtaggtggtgggtaCTGGGGCATCAAACTCCGGGGTATACCAATGTGCCCCACTCCAAGATCATCACGTGTGTTTAGGTGAGCTGTTTCTGTCAAAAGAGCTCCCACGCTATGACTTGTCCAAAACTGAGAATATAAGTCTGAGAGACATAATTAAAGTGGTCACCATTGACAAGCTCCGTCTGACTAGACACCGTATCTAGACTAGGGGGATTACATGGGATAACTATTACCCCTGCAACCTGCCTCATACATCTCTCAGCCAAATAAGAAGTAACTCTTGTTCCGTCCTTAACATCCTTGAAAACAAATCTCCTCTTAGACATCTCAAGTGTTATCTGAAAGTGTTCAGTTTGTTGGTGTGAGCTATCCCCGAACCAAGGATCCCAAATTAACGCGTCTCCCATCCTCATGTCTATCTGAGCACGTGAATCAGACACAGAGTGTTTGTGAAGATCTACCTGTCCCCCCCACTTAAGGTTCGTGCCACAAAATAAAGAAATAGCTGGGTGTGCAtcaagtttatcatcttctaggTCGTCTTTTAGAACAGGCTGACAAttacgaaaataaaaataataccagAATTCCAAGATCATCCACATCCCACCCATATCTGATCGTACGCACAAACTCCATTCATCCATATGTTTGTACAAATTACCCAAAATTGGAGTACCCCAATCATAAGAACCTACCTCTTCCAAATCATCCAACACTGAACACCACCGTTTATCTACTGTACCGGTACAATTGGGAATAAAAAAAGACCCAATATACCAAAGAAAGAACTTCCTAGTCAAATCATCGGAAATATCAGTGTTATCAGCAGGAGGTTTCCTACTTACTATGTAATTATCCAAGTGAGAAAGACGGATGGTAAGTGCCTTTGACTCATAGTCGCCACTTTTCTTCTCAAAATGTTTTTTAACTGCTAAATGATCTAACACACCCCGTAATTATTTATCATCCATAGCTACAATTTCTTCAGACGTGGGTGTTTCGATTGGTAATTGTGGGATTGGTTTACCTCCTCCAATTGGAATACCGGTCAACCAATAGAAATCTAGAGGGGTCAAACCTATCTCAAACTCATGGAAATGAAAGGTTCTAGTCTTCTTCCACCACCTCTCAAGTAAAGCTTCAATTAATCCATTATCCGCATACTTAAATTTAAATTGAAACACGGAAGAAAAGCCACACATATGAAGCAAGAGCAGTGCACGAGGGTTATTAGCAACCACAATCTGGTAAAAATCATTTACCGTGGTCCAGCTACCCCTAAATTTAAAACGTCTATGCTTCAAGTTCTCACATTTATGCTGTAAACGGACATTATTCTGAGATATTTCAGATAACTTCTCAAACCTAGACAAATCGATATGCTCCATAATTGCCTAAAACAAACAATAACCACAATCAAAATTTTAATAACAAACAAACATCCACCGGTATTATCTATGCACAATCAAATTCACATTACGTATGAACAACCCCCATATgaaaacatcaaacaaaatcatatTGTCAACATCATATTCACCCATGTAATCTTCCACACATTATATATGCCCAATTCAactacaatcattcaaataacgCCATTGGAGGATTCAacttcaatcaatcaaataatttgtGTTTCACCTAAATTAACCCAaatatccaaaaccctaatttcaaaggaATAATTTTCAAATCAATTAAAATTTTGTGTTACTATTCCATgacaatataaacaattcaatGATCCGATTATGAGTAACTATCATGAACaacaaataaagaaaatcaatcaaaattaaaatttgttacctagttttgatttgttgatgaaaatcaacaaaaatacCACCCAAAGCTTCCCCTTATCGGCTGGAACAAACCCTATTGAGATTATACCTAAACACCCACCAATTTTTTACGACACACCATTGAATCTTCTTAACccgtttcttattttttgttgaaagaactaaacatacagaagagaagaagagaagaggagaagagaagaagaatcgcTGCGTGTTTCAGGATTTAACCCGGACACGCCATTACAAATGGCGTGTGTACCGGTCAACGAAGTCAATACGCCATTCCTAATGGAACGTGCTCTTATTTCAATGATATGCCATTTCTAATGGCGTGTCGCGCCAATTCTAAAGGCGTTCCAGTGTCGGATCCTGGGTTACCACTGCGGctaggtaaagcgttttgctgATGTGGTTCCAGGATTCAGCTTGAATCCTGGAGGACCATTAGACCCAGTATAAGAAAGAAACTATATCCACCGTAACTATTAATCATCAAGCAGTTGCCTTGGGTGATTGCAATTGTATACCCGTTCTCCCCTTTTCCTTAGCAGATCGCCAACGAGCTCCCAAAACTTATTTATTTGGCAGCCGTACCGAAAAGAGATTGTCCTTACGAGATCAAAAATGTACATCTAGTATTACTAACGTTTTTGGAGACATGTTATATTAAGTAGATTCGATCAATACTTTATAATAGCGTGAGTATCTTTTTTACTACTTAAAATCAATTGGAATTGTTGGAATGTTGGTCGGCCCTAGTACTGCAGCAGTCATCTAGTCTAATTATATGGATGGCTCTAAGATTTGTCATCCTGGCAATCTGGCCTGTTAGATCATGTTTGACCAAGTACAAAGTATATTTTACATCAATTAGGCGTCACTGAGAGCTGGATTTTAATGCTTCATGTTCATGTTACAAGCGTCATTTTGGGATATGGTATTGAAAAATTGTTGGAATTTTGATCGAGATAAAAGCTAATCAGATGACTTGAGGTTGTTTAGCTGGCAATCAATCGCTTACTCTTGGAAACCATCAGGGCTTTGCATAATTGGGCTAGTAGGTTGTTTGAGAATCCTGCTCATTGGAAATAATTGGGAATTTATGTTGCCACACATAACTGTTACACTCTTAATCCTTTGTTCATTAAGTGCCTGATGTACCATATGGTGGATTTAGGTTCAATATATGTTATTGTTTTCATGCTTGAGGCCGTAACTACATCTTAACATTATTCAACTGAAATTAAGTGCTTGAGGCCCTACTTGTGGTTTTTAATATGTTCTCAAGCCCTATTTGTTCctttttgtttcaacacatcttgACATTTGAACCATATATATCTGCCCTGTGTGGTTTCTCTGATATGTTTAGTTATGCTTGGTAGAGCTTTGATATCCATGGTAGAGTTTTGAAAGAAGACCTTTCGGTACTCATTGAGATCCCATTTCCAGTGATCACAAAATAGGAAATCCACATATGTCAGCTTCTGTTCCCATCTGCTCTAAAGCTTATTGATGTTTTATTATTCTACAAAGATGCCATATtaactttattattttattgttcaGTTGAGATGCCATATTAACTCAACTATTTAAACATACGAAACAAAGTTTATATTTCATGGTAATTAGTTGTATTTAATCCTAGTTTCTCTCATTACATAGTGAACATATACATGTTTTGATTTTGTGTAATTCATATActttggttttttattttaacCAAGGAGATATGGATACATACGATCCAGTTTCTCTTAGGAATTATTAATGCAATCCAGGATTGGTGAAGGTGAAGTTGTCTCACCTTTCTATAGCTTAATTCAATGTGTTCGAATCGTTTTTAAGAATCCATGACTAATCTTTCGTTTTTTGCTTTTAAATCAAGATGCAGAGTTGCCTATATATCTCTCTTTATCTATGCTCAccttttctctcttctttttgtGGTAAGATTCTTGACCAGGTAACTTTAGATCTTTCATGGAGTTAATATTTGTCTTTTCAGGTAGCGTCCCACCAATTTTCAGGTAGAAAGATCTGAACAGGAATGATAATAAATGGAAGTAGTCGTCAAAAGATGCGGCAAGCGAAATTGGAAGTTCAGATAATACCATGGCACAGATAATTGCTAGACTTGTCTGCCAAGATGGGATTATCCGACCCAAAGTATTTTGTTGCAGTTGCCTTTGTTTTAGTACCAAAGGTGAATCTTTTTCTTTATGAAGTGAACACATGTATGATATATGTATAGATTTAATTCAACATACTATAATATCGttaaggccggttcctatggggtAAGGCATAAAAGTAGTGTTGCCATGCCAAATATTAGGTAAAACTGGCAAATCTGTTTCTCCACTATGGAATGCCAAATATTAGGTAAACCATGGCATGGTAAATCTGTTTCTCCACTATGGAAAAACTGGCAAATATTAGATAAAACTGGCATGGTAAATCTGT
The sequence above is a segment of the Papaver somniferum cultivar HN1 unplaced genomic scaffold, ASM357369v1 unplaced-scaffold_125, whole genome shotgun sequence genome. Coding sequences within it:
- the LOC113331319 gene encoding uncharacterized protein LOC113331319 — encoded protein: MDSIIARYMRQRREFAYPQPSSYTERYLDDSHGDYTIMYQEVLQEAHDLHQPEPTVVLTRRSINRCRVEADARMMQDYFNPGCRFGPKRFKARHGLPRELFLRLLPEMCAQDEDFRQRRDACNIPGHSPHMKMLAVMKHLAKGVAADSLDDYTGMSASTIYMYVKKFMDALLWLFNDRYMRRATTEDTKRLLAENEARGFPGMLGCLDCTHWEWRCCPTDEEGRHVGQYKKPNLVLQAVASYDRWFWHCYFGAPGANNDLNALDQSGLFDREKNALDPPCEFRINGHVYRHGYYLVDGIYNEIPGVVHGYKRRQTMPAIHKKFNEYHSTKRKDVEPAFGGIKSKWGIIRNPCRYWFLRDLNTIMRACTIIHNMCVEYEYRDRLWARYDGKEETPLVQGNVTEARACYRSHARWRHLQADITEHIWQRHIQGLRDGEVGHVEVHDALPISDHGTTDVDEDADIYPSDDDNFYQNGE